A DNA window from Porites lutea chromosome 6, jaPorLute2.1, whole genome shotgun sequence contains the following coding sequences:
- the LOC140941628 gene encoding uncharacterized protein: protein MKSSWILLSLLCFIVVSGKSYWHRSRNSDPVAPEWDKLSVTWLKWEELPLTVRDAVDKGWTLQDKCQDNSYYRGNRYVRDGNITVMLLFDENNKIAGIQTGIAKSALGVKKGLPWKEENGNYIITAYFKDPSLICSHRPSQAKYIGDRLLIQKSSTPYEFIHVPLLEDGLFKSAWTEGECFWSMGKLYWYDLANVADCDSVFPVFLMFTNGVLNGFGWVLPYKVDNPRFVHPTKESFPYLFKNATVPDCFWNTGYLSLMHVYLDSNPFFNIC, encoded by the exons ATGAAGTCTTCCTGGATCTTGCtcagtttgctttgtttcatCGTGGTGTCTGGAAAAAGCTACTGGCATAGATCAAGAAATTCAG ATCCAGTTGCTCCGGAATGGGATAAACTGTCAG TAACATGGTTGAAATGGGAAGAACTTCCACTGACTGTACGTGATGCTGTTGATAAGGGATGGACTTTACAAGACAAATGCCAAG ACAACTCGTATTACCGCGGTAACCGTTACGTTCGCGACGGAAACATTACAGTGATGTTGCTATttgatgaaaacaataaaatagcAGGGATACAAACAGGA ATTGCGAAATCAGCTTTAGgtgttaaaaaaggtttaccGTGGAAAGAGGAGAATGGCAATTACATAATAACGGCTTACTTCAAAGATCCAAGTCTAATTTGTTCCCACAGACCCTCGCAAGCCAAATATATCGGCGACCGACTTTTGATTCAGAAAAGTTCAACTCCGTATGAGTTCATCCATGTGCCTTTGCTTGAAGATGGACTATTTAAAAGCGCATGGACAGAGGGTGAATGCTTTTGGTCAATGG gaaaattgtACTGGTATGACCTGGCAAACGTTGCTGATTGTGACTCCGTCTTCCCTGTGTTTCTAATGTTCACCAACGGCGTGCTGAACGGTTTTGGCTGGGTTCTTCCCTATAAAGTTGACAATCCACGATTTGTACATCCTACTAAAGAGTCGTTTCCG TATCTTTTTAAGAACGCCACTGTACCCGATTGTTTTTGGAACACTGGTTATCTGTCCTTGATGCACGTCTACTTAGATTCCAATCCATTCTTCAACATTTGCTAG